Proteins encoded in a region of the Mariprofundus ferrinatatus genome:
- the ruvB gene encoding Holliday junction branch migration DNA helicase RuvB encodes MKELQEERLIDGVSSNSDNWDAALRPKSLDEYVGQEKIRANLKVYIQAAKARNESLDHVLLYGPPGLGKTTLANIIANEMGVNIRATSGPVIERPGDLAAMLTNIEEGDVLFIDEIHRLSPQVEEILYPAMEDFQLDIVIGQGPAARSIKMDIPRFTLVGATTRAGLLTNPLRDRFGVIERLEFYSHQELAAIVSRSARLLQIHSGEDGAFEIARRSRGTPRIANRLLRRVRDFAEVEHSGLINKDVADASLKRLEVDHMGLDHLDRRLLLVIIDKYNGGPVGLNTLAASLSEERDTIEDVLEPYLLQEGMIARTPSGRTATPLAYAHLKRELPGSGKQESLL; translated from the coding sequence ATGAAAGAACTCCAGGAAGAGCGACTAATCGATGGAGTCTCATCCAATAGTGATAATTGGGATGCAGCGCTTCGCCCTAAATCCCTTGATGAGTACGTAGGTCAGGAGAAAATCCGTGCCAACCTGAAGGTCTATATTCAGGCAGCCAAGGCGCGCAATGAATCACTCGATCATGTACTCCTCTACGGGCCGCCGGGACTTGGCAAAACCACGCTTGCCAACATTATCGCCAATGAGATGGGGGTGAATATTCGCGCCACTTCCGGGCCGGTGATTGAGCGGCCAGGCGATCTGGCTGCCATGTTGACCAACATCGAAGAGGGAGACGTTCTCTTTATCGATGAAATTCACCGTTTAAGCCCCCAGGTCGAGGAGATCCTCTACCCTGCCATGGAAGATTTTCAACTCGATATCGTGATTGGTCAGGGCCCTGCGGCCCGCTCCATCAAGATGGATATCCCTCGCTTTACACTGGTTGGGGCCACCACCCGGGCCGGCCTGCTCACCAATCCCCTGCGCGACCGTTTTGGTGTCATTGAAAGACTGGAGTTCTATTCGCATCAGGAACTGGCAGCCATCGTGTCGCGCTCTGCACGGCTACTGCAAATTCACTCCGGAGAAGATGGTGCCTTTGAAATCGCACGCCGTTCCCGAGGCACACCACGCATCGCCAACCGTCTGCTGCGCCGCGTACGTGATTTTGCCGAGGTGGAACACAGCGGCTTAATCAACAAAGACGTGGCTGACGCATCCCTGAAGCGGTTAGAAGTCGACCACATGGGGCTGGATCACCTTGATCGTCGACTGCTGCTTGTCATTATCGACAAATATAACGGCGGCCCGGTCGGACTCAATACACTGGCAGCTTCATTATCTGAGGAGCGTGACACGATTGAGGATGTACTTGAGCCCTATCTGTTGCAGGAGGGGATGATCGCTCGTACGCCGAGTGGCCGAACCGCCACACCACTTGCCTATGCGCATTTGAAGCGGGAGTTGCCGGGCAGTGGCAAACAGGAGTCGCTGCTGTGA
- the ruvA gene encoding Holliday junction branch migration protein RuvA — protein sequence MIGWLSGTVRELDPAGLVIVESGGVGYEIALSLQTLCKLKQGQKAELSIHTYVREDQITLFGFANSAERKLFRKLNTVSGIGARMALNLMSGMSTDELVNAIESSDDIAIARTPGIGKRTAQRLIIELQGKLDAGTTSGGAAISSSNEDVRSALTNLGYKPAQIDAALKKVEPADFETMFRNTLKALG from the coding sequence TTGATTGGCTGGCTATCAGGAACAGTTCGCGAGCTCGATCCGGCTGGCCTTGTGATTGTAGAGTCCGGAGGTGTCGGCTATGAGATTGCTCTTAGCCTGCAGACGCTTTGCAAACTGAAACAGGGGCAAAAGGCGGAACTCTCCATTCACACCTATGTGCGTGAAGATCAGATCACACTATTCGGGTTTGCGAACAGTGCTGAGCGCAAACTGTTTCGAAAACTGAACACGGTTTCCGGTATTGGTGCACGCATGGCGTTGAATCTGATGAGCGGCATGTCGACCGATGAGCTGGTGAATGCCATTGAAAGTTCCGACGACATCGCTATTGCCCGCACACCGGGTATTGGCAAACGGACAGCACAGCGGCTTATTATTGAATTGCAGGGTAAACTCGATGCAGGGACCACCTCAGGCGGAGCAGCAATTAGCAGCAGCAATGAAGATGTGCGTTCAGCTCTTACCAACCTGGGCTACAAACCTGCACAGATTGATGCAGCACTGAAAAAGGTGGAGCCGGCAGACTTTGAGACCATGTTCCGCAACACACTGAAGGCACTAGGCTGA
- the ruvC gene encoding crossover junction endodeoxyribonuclease RuvC, which produces MRILGVDPGSQKTGVGIIDVQGNRIRHVHHAMIRTGKGEFDERLHILFSGLCTIIDQFNPECAAIEDVFVSKNVSSALKLGQARGALVAACGHYGLRVTPYSPTKVKQAVVGFGRAEKDQVGHMIRMLLHPPEPCPEDAADALAVAICHAHHTPMQKLAGKQ; this is translated from the coding sequence GTGAGAATACTCGGTGTTGATCCAGGATCACAGAAAACAGGCGTGGGCATTATCGATGTGCAAGGCAACCGCATTCGCCATGTACACCATGCCATGATTCGAACCGGCAAAGGTGAATTTGATGAACGACTTCATATTCTGTTTTCCGGCCTTTGCACGATTATCGATCAGTTTAATCCGGAGTGTGCGGCTATTGAGGATGTGTTTGTCTCCAAAAATGTCAGCTCTGCGCTGAAACTTGGCCAGGCACGCGGTGCGCTTGTCGCCGCATGCGGACATTATGGCCTGCGCGTAACCCCCTACTCACCCACCAAGGTTAAACAGGCGGTGGTCGGCTTCGGCCGTGCCGAAAAAGATCAGGTCGGCCACATGATTCGTATGCTGCTGCATCCACCTGAGCCGTGTCCTGAAGATGCAGCAGATGCCCTTGCAGTGGCCATCTGCCATGCGCATCATACCCCCATGCAAAAATTGGCAGGAAAACAGTGA
- the coq7 gene encoding 2-polyprenyl-3-methyl-6-methoxy-1,4-benzoquinone monooxygenase, with protein sequence MSKSFRNPTAADRIIGEVDRALNNIFCKQPTSRIYPASQVSEEEKPLTAEQKRLAAGLMRVNHSGEMAAQALYQGQSLTARDPKLVEKLRHASIEESDHLNWCRNRLEELGERPSLLDPLWYAGSFAIGMAAGIAGDRWNLGFLAETEHQVVRHLDSHLERLPANDTRSRAIVEQMKIDEQGHAELAEDLGAADLPEPAKQMMKLTSKVMTTLAEKI encoded by the coding sequence ATGAGCAAATCATTTCGTAACCCAACCGCTGCAGATCGTATCATCGGAGAAGTTGACAGGGCCTTGAACAACATCTTCTGCAAGCAACCCACATCACGGATATATCCGGCATCACAGGTTTCAGAAGAGGAGAAACCTCTGACTGCAGAGCAGAAACGTCTTGCTGCAGGCCTGATGCGCGTGAACCACTCTGGTGAAATGGCTGCACAGGCGCTCTATCAGGGCCAGAGCCTGACCGCTCGTGATCCCAAGCTGGTTGAAAAACTACGCCATGCTTCAATTGAGGAGAGTGATCACCTCAACTGGTGTCGAAACAGGCTTGAGGAGCTGGGGGAACGCCCTTCCCTGCTTGATCCGCTCTGGTATGCCGGATCTTTTGCAATCGGCATGGCTGCAGGCATAGCCGGTGATCGCTGGAACCTTGGCTTTTTAGCCGAAACAGAACATCAGGTTGTTCGCCATCTCGACAGCCATCTCGAGCGCCTCCCTGCAAATGACACCCGCAGCCGTGCCATTGTTGAACAGATGAAGATTGATGAGCAGGGTCATGCTGAACTGGCTGAAGACCTGGGAGCAGCGGATCTTCCGGAACCTGCCAAGCAAATGATGAAGCTTACATCCAAAGTGATGACCACCCTGGCTGAAAAGATCTGA